The Primulina tabacum isolate GXHZ01 chromosome 7, ASM2559414v2, whole genome shotgun sequence genome includes a window with the following:
- the LOC142551324 gene encoding 3-ketoacyl-CoA synthase 11-like has protein sequence MISSSFTHSPHTANMAGKGNPTPHTKSSPVHVLSEEKIDKNHANYRSSIRLKYVKLGCHYLISNAMYLLTIPLLAAAAANLSMTHIEDMLQICNYHLQYNVLRVIACTSFMAVLATVYFMSRPRRVYLVDFACYKPDPSLLCSRDMVMEKVSTILSEESAAFMKKVMDRSGLGDRTYAAALRDFPPKFRFDCARKEAEMIIFGSIDDLLAKTRVKVRDIGILIVNVSAFSPTPSLASMIINRYKLRGDVVSCNLGGMGCSAGLISVDLAKRLLQMQPNTYALVMSLECMTHNYYAGNDRSKLLTNCIFRMGGAAVLLSNRFRDSWKSKYELIHTLRTHKGADDRAYKCVFQEEDAEGNVGVSLSKDLMSIAGEALQANITTLGPLVLPMSEQFLFFITLVARKVFKMKAVKPYVPDFMLAFEHFCIHAGGRGVLDELEKNLKLTEWHMEPSRMSLYRFGNTSSSSVWYELAYSEAKGRIKKGHRVWQIAFGSGFKCNSGVWRALKNIDPSKEKNPWTDEIDQFPVVVPIN, from the exons ATGATTTCTTCCTCGTTCACTCACTCTCCCCACACTGCAAACATGGCTGGCAAAGGGAACCCAACTCCCCATACGAAATCCTCTCCAGTTCATGTTCTCAGTGAAGAAAAAATAGATAAAAACCATGCTAATTACCGCTCCTCCATCCGCCTGAAATATGTCAAACTCGGCTGCCATTATCTGATCTCCAACGCCATGTACCTGCTGACGATCCCTCTTCTTGCCGCCGCCGCGGCGAATCTCTCGATGACCCATATCGAAGACATGCTTCAAATCTGCAACTACCATCTCCAGTACAACGTCCTCCGGGTGATCGCTTGCACGTCTTTCATGGCGGTTTTGGCCACCGTCTACTTCATGAGCCGGCCCCGGAGGGTTTACCTGGTGGATTTCGCGTGTTACAAGCCTGATCCTTCACTTCTCTGCAGCAGAGATATGGTGATGGAGAAGGTCTCCACTATTCTCAGCGAGGAGTCCGCAGCTTTCATGAAGAAAGTAATGGACCGGTCCGGTTTAGGTGATCGAACTTACGCCGCAGCCCTGCGTGATTTCCCGCCTAAGTTTCGATTCGACTGTGCGAGGAAGGAAGCGGAGATGATAATATTTGGCTCCATTGATGATCTTCTGGCGAAAACTAGGGTGAAGGTGAGAGATATCGGCATTCTTATTGTGAATGTTTCGGCCTTTAGCCCGACTCCGTCGCTTGCTTCGATGATAATCAATCGGTACAAGCTCAGAGGGGATGTGGTTAGCTGCAACTTAGGAGGGATGGGTTGCAGCGCCGGATTGATATCCGTAGATCTTGCGAAAAGACTTCTACAG ATGCAACCTAATACCTATGCGTTGGTCATGAGTTTGGAGTGCATGACCCACAATTACTATGCCGGAAACGACCGATCGAAGCTGCTCACAAACTGCATCTTCCGGATGGGCGGGGCGGCGGTGCTATTATCCAACCGATTCCGTGACTCGTGGAAATCGAAATACGAGCTAATCCACACTCTACGTACCCACAAAGGCGCCGACGACCGAGCGTACAAGTGCGTGTTCCAAGAGGAGGATGCCGAAGGAAACGTCGGGGTCTCGCTATCGAAAGATCTGATGTCGATCGCCGGGGAAGCGTTGCAAGCCAACATCACAACGCTCGGACCTTTGGTACTTCCTATGTCAGAACAGTTTCTGTTCTTCATCACATTGGTGGCGAGAAAAGTGTTCAAGATGAAGGCCGTCAAGCCGTACGTGCCGGACTTTATGCTCGCGTTCGAGCATTTCTGCATCCACGCCGGTGGGAGAGGGGTGTTGGATGAACTAGAGAAGAATCTCAAGCTCACCGAATGGCACATGGAGCCATCGAGGATGTCCTTGTATCGGTTCGGTAACACGTCTAGCAGCTCGGTGTGGTACGAGTTAGCGTATTCGGAGGCCAAGGGTCGGATCAAGAAAGGGCATCGGGTGTGGCAAATAGCGTTCGGTTCGGGATTCAAGTGTAACAGCGGGGTGTGGCGAGCGTTGAAGAACATCGACCCGAGTAAGGAGAAGAACCCGTGGACGGATGAAATCGATCAATTCCCTGTCGTTGTGCCAATTAATTAA